Proteins from a genomic interval of Chroococcidiopsis thermalis PCC 7203:
- a CDS encoding EboA family metabolite traffic protein, whose protein sequence is MTTTQVSITDLIHSWLERNVDRAGLNWLEEKRSQIAQGAAVKVFFTAFSATPRYTGKNSLQLTPSDLQAAAIARKGWFPIDWSVERAARILLVLALPQHDESQYLQTLEQVFTAADIRELVALYQALPLLSYPERLKARAAEGVRSNMTDVFNAVALQNPYPAEYFDNLAWNQMILKALFVGSPLHLIQGLDRRANPELAKMLVDYASERQAANRSVSPELWELVKKSKVKS, encoded by the coding sequence CAAGTTAGCATCACTGATTTAATTCATAGTTGGTTGGAGCGGAATGTCGATCGCGCGGGTTTGAATTGGTTGGAGGAAAAGCGATCGCAAATTGCTCAAGGAGCGGCTGTAAAAGTATTTTTTACAGCTTTTAGTGCTACGCCGCGCTATACGGGCAAAAACAGCTTGCAGTTAACGCCATCTGACTTGCAAGCAGCTGCGATCGCCCGAAAAGGTTGGTTTCCGATCGATTGGAGTGTAGAGCGAGCTGCGCGGATACTCCTAGTCCTAGCTCTACCACAGCATGACGAGTCACAATACTTGCAAACGTTAGAGCAAGTCTTTACTGCTGCTGATATAAGGGAGTTAGTTGCACTCTACCAAGCTCTACCATTGCTATCTTACCCAGAGCGATTGAAAGCGCGGGCGGCTGAGGGAGTACGCAGCAACATGACTGATGTATTTAATGCTGTAGCCTTACAAAATCCATATCCAGCCGAGTATTTTGACAATCTTGCTTGGAATCAAATGATATTGAAAGCATTATTTGTTGGTAGTCCACTGCATTTAATTCAAGGACTCGATCGCCGTGCCAATCCAGAACTAGCCAAGATGTTAGTCGATTATGCCAGCGAACGCCAAGCCGCTAACCGCTCGGTATCTCCCGAATTGTGGGAATTAGTGAAAAAGTCAAAAGTCAAAAGCTAA
- a CDS encoding TatD family hydrolase, with protein MNNSEFRIPNSEFYIDPHIHMTARTTYDYIIMRESGIVATIEPAFWLGQPRTHVGTFQDYFNSLVGWERFRASQFGIQHYCTIGINPKEANNEALAEAVMELLPLYVCKEGVVAIGEIGYDDQTPAEDKYFRLQLELAKELDMLVLIHTPHRNKKAGTSRSMDACVEHGLDPARVIIDHNNEETVREVLDRGFWAAFTIYPQTKMGNSRMVEIVKQYGCDRIIVDSSADWGISDPLAVPKTAQLMRERGIPETYVRAVCYENALAAYSQSGQIQETDWLASDAIDQRHMFNGNSVLRGQEPTVRSSRECILIE; from the coding sequence ATGAATAATTCCGAATTCCGAATTCCGAATTCCGAATTCTATATAGATCCTCACATCCACATGACCGCTCGCACTACATACGATTACATAATTATGCGGGAGTCAGGGATTGTGGCGACGATTGAACCTGCCTTTTGGTTGGGACAACCTCGCACCCACGTTGGCACGTTTCAGGATTATTTTAATAGTTTGGTAGGGTGGGAAAGATTTCGCGCGAGTCAGTTTGGCATTCAACATTACTGCACGATCGGCATCAATCCGAAAGAGGCTAATAACGAAGCTCTAGCCGAGGCAGTGATGGAGTTGTTACCACTGTACGTTTGCAAAGAAGGTGTGGTAGCAATTGGCGAAATTGGTTATGACGACCAAACCCCAGCCGAAGACAAATACTTTCGCCTGCAATTAGAACTAGCGAAAGAACTAGATATGCTGGTGTTAATTCATACGCCCCATCGCAACAAAAAAGCAGGAACGAGCCGTAGTATGGATGCTTGCGTCGAGCATGGCTTAGATCCAGCACGGGTCATTATCGACCATAACAATGAAGAGACAGTACGGGAAGTTTTAGATCGGGGATTCTGGGCAGCTTTTACCATTTACCCGCAAACCAAAATGGGAAATTCACGTATGGTGGAAATTGTCAAGCAATACGGTTGCGATCGCATTATTGTCGATAGCAGTGCTGACTGGGGCATTAGCGATCCGCTTGCCGTGCCCAAAACTGCCCAACTGATGCGAGAACGGGGAATTCCAGAGACTTACGTTCGAGCAGTTTGCTACGAAAATGCCCTAGCTGCATATAGCCAAAGCGGACAAATACAAGAAACAGACTGGCTGGCTTCAGATGCGATCGATCAGCGACACATGTTTAACGGTAACTCAGTGCTACGCGGACAAGAACCAACCGTGAGATCGAGCAGAGAATGCATTTTGATCGAGTAA
- the eboC gene encoding UbiA-like protein EboC (EboC, a homolog the polyprenyltransferase UbiA, belongs to system of proteins involved in the trafficking of precursor metabolites to an extracytoplasmic compartment so that the biosynthesis of certain natural products, such as scytonemin, can be completed.) gives MSATSLNSYRLWAYLQLMRPANIITAWADILAGFAISGFMVIQAGTLELEALGWLLLATTGLYGGGVVFNDVFDAELDNKERPERPIPSGRASRQSAATLASVLLLVGIVAAAQVSFLSAILAICIAVGAVVYDSLGKHQALVGALNMGLCRGGNLLLGMSAVPAIVGEYWFLALIPIFYIAAITSLSQGEVHGAKGNTPTIALLLIITVITALFGLELLPNYHILTALPAIALFTGYLLPPVIQAVSQPTPEQIRNAVRSGILSLVILDATIATGFASLPYGLFVLCLLPISIALAQIFAVT, from the coding sequence ATGAGTGCCACAAGTTTAAATTCCTATCGCCTTTGGGCATATCTTCAGTTGATGCGTCCAGCTAATATTATCACTGCTTGGGCAGATATTCTGGCTGGATTTGCGATTTCTGGCTTTATGGTGATTCAAGCTGGAACTTTAGAATTGGAGGCACTCGGATGGTTGCTGTTAGCGACTACGGGTTTGTATGGTGGTGGAGTCGTGTTTAATGATGTTTTTGATGCCGAACTAGATAATAAAGAGCGACCCGAAAGACCTATCCCTAGTGGGAGAGCATCGCGTCAAAGCGCGGCTACACTAGCTAGCGTGCTGTTACTTGTTGGTATAGTCGCGGCTGCTCAAGTCTCTTTTCTAAGTGCAATTTTGGCTATTTGCATTGCAGTTGGGGCAGTCGTGTATGACAGTTTAGGCAAACATCAGGCTTTAGTAGGGGCGCTGAATATGGGTTTGTGTCGTGGTGGCAATCTCCTCCTCGGTATGAGTGCCGTGCCTGCAATAGTTGGTGAATATTGGTTTTTAGCACTTATTCCGATTTTTTACATTGCTGCAATTACTAGCCTCAGCCAGGGTGAAGTGCATGGAGCTAAAGGTAATACTCCGACGATCGCGCTTTTACTAATTATTACAGTCATTACCGCACTATTCGGATTAGAGCTGCTGCCCAATTATCACATCCTCACAGCATTACCCGCGATCGCTCTATTTACAGGCTACTTATTACCACCCGTTATTCAAGCTGTAAGCCAACCCACCCCAGAACAGATCCGTAATGCCGTGCGATCGGGCATACTATCGCTCGTCATTCTCGATGCAACAATTGCCACTGGTTTCGCCAGTTTGCCTTATGGCTTATTCGTTTTGTGTCTTTTACCTATTTCGATCGCACTCGCACAAATATTTGCTGTGACATGA
- the tyrA gene encoding bifunctional chorismate mutase/prephenate dehydrogenase, translating into MTNFNRSRKITIIGGRGRMGQFFTHQLSTAGHQVSSLGNQDWDRASQLLGEAELVIVSVPIELTVAVIERAAKYLSPTTALADITSIKAQPVQAMLASHAGAVMGLHPMFGPSVKSFAGQKVVICSGRNDEIFQWLLDFIADRGGELISCTPEEHDRIMVTIQATRHFSRFCCGAFLSAENTDIDRSLLMSTPSYRQEIEIVNRLFAQNPALCVDIMLATEERCEAIARLAQTYSRLAELILQKDRSALIREFEIAQSFLTQENLASTKQKEYAVAATQL; encoded by the coding sequence ATGACAAATTTTAATAGATCTCGAAAAATAACGATTATTGGTGGAAGGGGTAGAATGGGTCAGTTTTTTACCCATCAGCTGTCTACAGCCGGACATCAAGTCAGTAGTTTGGGAAACCAGGACTGGGATCGAGCCAGTCAACTGCTGGGTGAAGCAGAACTTGTCATAGTTAGCGTTCCCATCGAACTGACAGTAGCTGTTATCGAACGTGCAGCCAAGTATCTGTCGCCAACTACAGCTTTAGCTGACATTACAAGTATTAAAGCCCAACCCGTACAGGCAATGCTGGCGAGTCATGCCGGAGCCGTGATGGGATTGCATCCGATGTTTGGTCCTAGCGTTAAATCGTTTGCTGGACAAAAAGTCGTTATTTGTTCTGGGCGAAACGACGAAATATTTCAGTGGTTATTAGATTTTATTGCCGATCGCGGTGGCGAATTAATTAGCTGCACACCTGAAGAACACGATCGCATTATGGTAACGATCCAAGCAACGCGACACTTTTCTCGATTTTGTTGCGGTGCGTTCTTGTCAGCAGAAAATACCGATATCGATCGAAGCTTATTAATGTCAACTCCTAGTTATCGGCAAGAAATTGAGATTGTTAATCGCTTATTCGCGCAAAATCCAGCTTTATGCGTAGATATTATGCTAGCCACAGAAGAAAGATGTGAAGCGATCGCGAGATTAGCACAAACCTACAGCCGTTTAGCAGAACTTATTCTTCAAAAAGACCGTTCGGCATTAATCCGAGAATTTGAAATTGCCCAAAGCTTTTTAACTCAAGAAAATTTAGCTTCCACCAAACAGAAAGAATACGCGGTCGCGGCTACTCAGTTGTAG
- a CDS encoding DsbA family oxidoreductase, protein MLIDIFHDFACPWCWIGKKHLFDAIAQWHGEAVRIRWHPFLLDNSIPPEGYEFRSFMQARKGIEAVALQQMFDRTRQVGERAGVKLDFNQISLAVNTTLAHQLVALTPEDLKTTLVEAIYQAYFERNLNLGDRDTLISIGDAVGVNTNKLRNFLGSHALVNSVIAESTFARLNGITSVPLFIFNNKVRVDGSHSVEVFKQAMTRAALMEKSNLSEVVRAHSCAPVRESGVGSR, encoded by the coding sequence ATGCTTATTGATATTTTTCATGATTTTGCTTGCCCTTGGTGCTGGATTGGCAAAAAACACTTGTTTGATGCGATCGCTCAATGGCATGGTGAAGCTGTTCGCATCCGCTGGCATCCATTCTTATTAGATAACTCCATTCCGCCAGAAGGATATGAGTTTCGTAGCTTTATGCAGGCAAGGAAAGGAATCGAAGCGGTAGCACTACAGCAAATGTTCGATCGCACTCGTCAAGTAGGTGAGAGAGCAGGAGTTAAGCTAGATTTTAATCAGATATCTTTGGCTGTTAACACAACTCTTGCTCATCAATTAGTTGCTTTAACGCCCGAAGATCTCAAAACAACTTTAGTTGAAGCAATTTATCAAGCTTATTTTGAACGTAACCTCAACCTTGGCGATCGAGACACTTTGATTTCTATAGGCGATGCTGTTGGCGTAAATACAAATAAGCTGCGTAATTTTTTAGGCAGTCATGCGTTAGTTAACTCAGTTATTGCTGAGTCAACATTTGCGCGGCTAAATGGAATTACCAGCGTGCCATTATTCATCTTTAACAACAAAGTCAGAGTTGACGGTTCTCACTCAGTCGAAGTATTCAAACAAGCCATGACTCGCGCTGCATTAATGGAAAAAAGTAATTTGTCGGAAGTTGTACGGGCGCACAGCTGTGCGCCCGTACGGGAGTCGGGAGTCGGGAGTCGGTGA
- a CDS encoding 3-dehydroquinate synthase → MILEIQRQTNYSLQPIHQRVSVTFRYQVHFTKGLFQLDNPLLARVMTASENSPKQAIAIVDAGLVSQHQDLIAQLSTYARRYNHAFQLAAVKVVAGGEATKNDPQAIEQIQQLIHQTGLCRHSYVLAIGGGAVLDMAGYAAATAHRGIRLIRVPTTVLAQNDSGVGVKNGINAFGKKNFLGTFAPPYAVLNDCDFLYSLDDRDWRSGIAEAIKVALIKDASFFDAIASSVPALVRRDMDAMQQLIYRCAQLHLEHIANSGDPFEMGSSRPLDFGHWAAHKLEQLTDYSLRHGEAVAIGIALDSTYSYLLGLLSRGEWQQILDLLEALGFALYVPQMRQDRLFQGLTEFREHLGGELTLMLLQALGQGIEVHEVDPLLYGEAIAILADRSRE, encoded by the coding sequence ATGATTCTCGAAATTCAGCGTCAGACTAATTACAGTCTGCAACCAATTCATCAACGTGTATCTGTTACCTTTCGCTATCAAGTGCATTTCACTAAAGGATTGTTTCAATTAGATAATCCGTTGTTAGCACGGGTGATGACAGCTAGTGAAAATAGTCCTAAACAAGCAATTGCGATCGTCGATGCGGGATTAGTATCTCAGCATCAAGATCTGATTGCCCAACTATCTACTTATGCTCGGCGATATAACCATGCATTCCAGCTAGCTGCTGTGAAAGTCGTTGCTGGTGGAGAAGCTACCAAAAACGATCCTCAGGCAATTGAACAAATTCAACAGCTAATTCACCAAACTGGCTTATGTCGTCACTCTTATGTATTGGCAATCGGTGGTGGTGCTGTATTGGATATGGCAGGATATGCAGCCGCAACCGCTCACCGAGGCATTCGTCTCATCCGAGTCCCGACAACCGTATTAGCTCAAAACGATTCTGGTGTAGGGGTTAAAAATGGGATTAATGCCTTTGGCAAGAAAAACTTTCTCGGCACGTTTGCGCCTCCCTATGCTGTTTTAAATGACTGCGACTTTCTCTACAGCTTGGACGATCGCGATTGGCGATCGGGGATTGCCGAAGCAATCAAGGTTGCTTTAATCAAAGACGCAAGCTTCTTTGACGCGATCGCTAGCTCTGTTCCTGCGTTGGTGCGGCGAGACATGGATGCCATGCAACAACTAATTTATCGTTGCGCTCAGTTGCATCTAGAACATATAGCTAACAGTGGCGATCCATTTGAAATGGGTTCGTCCCGTCCTCTAGATTTCGGTCATTGGGCTGCGCACAAACTAGAGCAATTGACTGACTACAGCTTGCGCCACGGGGAAGCAGTCGCGATTGGCATCGCATTGGACAGCACCTATTCTTATCTACTAGGGCTACTTTCGCGCGGTGAGTGGCAACAGATACTCGATCTTCTGGAGGCGCTAGGCTTTGCATTATACGTCCCCCAAATGAGACAAGACCGCTTATTTCAGGGACTCACCGAGTTTCGAGAGCATTTGGGCGGCGAGTTAACTCTGATGTTACTACAAGCGCTTGGACAGGGAATTGAAGTTCACGAAGTCGATCCGCTGTTGTACGGGGAAGCGATCGCAATTTTAGCTGACAGAAGTAGGGAGTAG
- the eboE gene encoding metabolite traffic protein EboE, with protein MKIDNNLHLTYCTNIHPGEGWNQVFANLQQYIPALKQRLAPEKPFGIGLRLADVAARELLVENNLIELRSWLRDRNLYVFTLNGFPYGGFHHQVVKDRVYAPDWSMLERLNYTLRLTRILAELLPDGIDGGISTLPLSYKPWFEENSTTRAFVYRIASIHIAQVVAEMVRVRAETGKLLHLDLEPEPDGLVENSAEVINYFQTQLLPVGGRYLAKQLGTSLAAAETHLLEHVRICYDTCHFAVEYEEPATVFQRFRAAGIQIGKIQLSSALQLIVPEPAAQRRQVVEKLRPFAESTYLHQAIARDRNGKLYRYSDLVTALPDLEQIPACELRIHFHVPIFIRDYQFLQSTQDHIKTVLELLQRDRICSCLEIETYTWDVLPEDMKLDLVSSIQREYESVVSYQLTVIS; from the coding sequence ATGAAAATTGATAACAATTTACATTTAACTTATTGCACTAACATTCATCCTGGTGAGGGGTGGAACCAAGTTTTTGCTAACCTCCAGCAGTACATTCCCGCATTGAAGCAACGGCTGGCTCCTGAAAAACCATTTGGGATTGGGTTGCGTTTGGCAGATGTGGCGGCTAGGGAACTATTAGTAGAAAATAATCTAATTGAATTACGCTCGTGGCTGCGCGATCGCAATTTATATGTTTTTACCTTGAATGGCTTTCCCTATGGCGGGTTTCATCATCAAGTGGTGAAAGATCGGGTTTATGCTCCCGATTGGTCTATGTTAGAGCGGTTGAATTACACGTTGCGACTGACAAGAATTCTGGCGGAGTTGTTGCCAGATGGGATAGATGGTGGTATTTCCACATTACCACTATCATATAAACCCTGGTTTGAAGAAAATTCAACGACTCGCGCATTTGTTTACAGGATTGCCAGCATTCACATTGCGCAAGTTGTTGCAGAAATGGTGCGTGTTCGTGCCGAAACGGGTAAATTGTTGCATCTAGATTTAGAACCAGAACCGGATGGATTAGTTGAAAATTCTGCCGAAGTGATTAATTATTTCCAGACACAACTTTTGCCCGTAGGGGGAAGATATTTAGCAAAGCAATTAGGCACTTCTTTAGCCGCAGCCGAAACACACTTACTAGAACACGTCAGAATTTGTTACGACACTTGCCATTTTGCCGTGGAATATGAAGAACCTGCGACTGTATTTCAAAGATTTCGTGCCGCAGGAATTCAAATTGGGAAGATTCAACTCAGTTCTGCTTTACAGCTAATCGTTCCCGAACCAGCCGCACAGCGTCGTCAGGTTGTAGAAAAGTTGCGTCCGTTTGCGGAATCGACCTATCTCCATCAAGCGATCGCCCGCGATCGCAATGGTAAACTATATCGATATTCCGATTTAGTCACTGCCTTACCCGATTTAGAGCAAATACCAGCTTGCGAGTTGCGGATTCACTTTCACGTCCCGATTTTTATTCGCGACTATCAATTTTTGCAGTCTACCCAAGACCACATTAAAACCGTACTCGAACTATTGCAACGCGATCGCATTTGCAGCTGTTTAGAAATTGAAACCTACACCTGGGATGTTCTTCCAGAAGATATGAAACTAGATTTAGTCAGCTCAATTCAGCGCGAATATGAATCAGTTGTCAGTTATCAGTTAACAGTTATTAGTTAA
- a CDS encoding glutathione S-transferase family protein produces MLKLYGGVLSRASIVQWYLEELQIPYEYIQLDMQAQDHKQPEFLNINPMGRLPAIADGDFQLWESGAILLYLAEKYGEPITFERRSLLNQWILFGNSTLSSAIFVKENLHEVPELLTAINQILQQQPFLTGDRFTIADVAVGALLAYIPIMMRMDVSAYPDVVNDIKQTMSKVDLNLYPAVLEYVQRLTARAAFQKSIASRHKAKC; encoded by the coding sequence ATGCTAAAACTCTACGGTGGCGTTCTTAGCCGTGCTTCAATCGTGCAATGGTATTTAGAAGAATTGCAGATTCCCTATGAATACATACAGTTAGATATGCAGGCTCAAGACCACAAACAGCCTGAATTTCTGAATATCAATCCGATGGGAAGATTACCAGCGATCGCAGATGGAGATTTTCAATTATGGGAATCTGGCGCGATATTACTGTATCTTGCCGAAAAGTATGGCGAACCTATAACTTTTGAACGGCGATCGCTCTTAAATCAATGGATTTTATTCGGTAATTCTACACTTTCGTCGGCAATTTTTGTTAAAGAAAATCTCCACGAAGTCCCAGAATTATTAACAGCAATTAATCAAATTCTTCAACAGCAACCTTTTTTAACAGGCGATCGTTTTACTATAGCAGATGTAGCAGTGGGTGCGCTCTTGGCTTATATTCCTATTATGATGCGAATGGATGTCAGCGCTTATCCAGATGTGGTAAACGACATCAAGCAAACAATGTCCAAGGTAGATTTAAATTTATATCCTGCTGTTTTGGAATACGTGCAAAGGTTAACTGCAAGAGCGGCATTTCAAAAAAGTATCGCGTCGCGACATAAAGCTAAATGCTAA
- a CDS encoding alkaline phosphatase family protein: MKKTVVLNVVGLTPNLLGQHTPFLSNWAARGRVVPVKSMLPAVTCSVQATYLTGKYPNEHGIVGNGWYFRDECEIKFWRQSNKLIQAPKIWEVARSYDPTFTCANLFWWYNMYSTVDYAVTPRPMYPADGRKIPDIYTQPANLRSQLQTELGQFPLFNFWGPNTSIASTQWIANSAKWVEDRYSPTLSLVYLPHLDYCLQKYGADASLVAKDLQEIDTVCRDLIQFYEARNTQVIVVSEYGITSVSQPVHLNRILRENGLLAVREELGRELLDAGASIAFAVADHQIAHVYVNDPAYIPKVRDILEATEGVERVLDEADKSAYHLDHPRSGELIAIANSKAWFTYYYWLDDSCAPDFARTVDIHRKPGYDPVELFLDPQLKFPRAKLGLTLLKKQLGFRYLMDVIPLDGSLVGGCHGTHTGLSEGPLLITQKPDLLEDREVLEPTEVFWSILQHLEEVVSRKS; the protein is encoded by the coding sequence ATGAAAAAAACTGTTGTACTCAACGTTGTCGGTTTAACACCCAACCTTTTAGGACAGCATACGCCGTTTTTGTCCAACTGGGCGGCGCGAGGGCGAGTCGTTCCTGTTAAATCGATGTTACCTGCGGTTACTTGTTCGGTACAGGCGACTTATTTAACAGGGAAATATCCTAACGAACATGGCATTGTCGGTAATGGTTGGTATTTTCGGGACGAGTGCGAAATCAAGTTTTGGCGACAGTCTAACAAATTAATTCAGGCTCCCAAAATTTGGGAAGTGGCGCGTTCGTACGATCCTACATTTACCTGCGCGAATTTGTTCTGGTGGTACAATATGTACTCCACGGTCGATTATGCCGTTACCCCACGACCGATGTATCCTGCTGATGGTCGAAAAATTCCCGATATTTACACCCAGCCAGCTAACTTGCGATCGCAACTTCAAACTGAATTAGGTCAATTTCCCTTATTTAATTTTTGGGGTCCTAACACTTCGATAGCGTCTACCCAATGGATTGCTAATTCAGCAAAATGGGTGGAGGATCGCTATAGCCCCACATTATCGCTGGTTTATTTGCCTCATTTAGATTATTGCTTGCAAAAGTACGGCGCTGATGCAAGTTTGGTGGCAAAAGATTTACAAGAAATTGATACCGTTTGTCGCGATTTGATTCAATTCTATGAAGCGCGCAACACTCAAGTTATAGTTGTGTCCGAGTACGGGATTACATCCGTGTCTCAACCCGTTCACTTAAATCGAATCCTGCGGGAAAATGGTTTATTAGCAGTACGAGAAGAATTAGGGCGGGAATTACTGGATGCTGGTGCAAGTATAGCCTTTGCGGTTGCCGACCATCAAATTGCCCATGTTTATGTTAACGATCCAGCCTACATCCCCAAGGTACGCGACATACTAGAAGCAACGGAGGGTGTCGAGCGAGTTTTAGATGAGGCAGATAAATCAGCTTACCATCTCGATCATCCGCGCTCGGGGGAACTCATTGCGATCGCCAACTCGAAGGCTTGGTTTACTTATTATTACTGGCTGGACGATAGCTGCGCTCCCGATTTTGCTAGGACAGTGGACATTCACCGCAAACCCGGTTACGATCCCGTCGAACTGTTTCTCGATCCTCAGCTCAAGTTTCCCCGAGCGAAATTAGGCTTAACTCTGCTCAAAAAGCAGTTAGGTTTCCGCTACCTCATGGATGTTATTCCTCTAGATGGATCGCTTGTCGGTGGTTGTCATGGTACGCATACAGGGTTGAGTGAAGGTCCACTTTTGATTACACAAAAACCTGACTTGCTAGAAGATCGCGAAGTACTCGAACCAACAGAAGTTTTTTGGTCAATACTTCAGCATCTTGAAGAAGTCGTAAGTCGTAAGTCGTAA